In Bos mutus isolate GX-2022 chromosome 10, NWIPB_WYAK_1.1, whole genome shotgun sequence, a single window of DNA contains:
- the GMFB gene encoding glia maturation factor beta isoform X2, with protein MSESLVVCDVAEDLVEKLRKFRFRKETNNAAIIMKIDKDKRLVVLDEELEGISPDELKDELPERQPRFIVYSYKYQHDDGRVSYPLCFIFSSPVGCKPEQQMMYAGSKNKLVQTAELTKVFEIRNTEDLTEEWLREKLGFFH; from the exons ATG agtGAGTCTTTGGTGGTTTGTGATGTTGCTGAAGATTTAGTGGAAAAGCTGAGAAAGTTTCGTTTTcgcaaagaaacaaacaatgcTGCTATTATAA tgaaaattGATAAGGATAAACGCCTGGTGGTGCTGGATGAAGAGCTTGAG GGCATTTCACCAGATGAACTTAAAGATGAACTACCTGAGCGACAACCTCG CTTCATTGTGTATAGTTATAAGTATCAACATGATGATGGAAGAGTTTCATACCCTCTGTGCTTTATTTTCTCCAGTCCTGTAG GATGTAAGCCTGAACAACAGATGATGTATGCTGGGAGTAAGAATAAGCTAGTCCAAACAGCTGAACTTACCAAG gtatTTGAAATAAGAAATACCGAAGACCTAACTGAAGAATGGCTACGTGAGAAACTTGGATTTTTCCACTAA
- the GMFB gene encoding glia maturation factor beta isoform X1 → MSESLVVCDVAEDLVEKLRKFRFRKETNNAAIIMKIDKDKRLVVLDEELEGISPDELKDELPERQPRTFIVYSYKYQHDDGRVSYPLCFIFSSPVGCKPEQQMMYAGSKNKLVQTAELTKVFEIRNTEDLTEEWLREKLGFFH, encoded by the exons ATG agtGAGTCTTTGGTGGTTTGTGATGTTGCTGAAGATTTAGTGGAAAAGCTGAGAAAGTTTCGTTTTcgcaaagaaacaaacaatgcTGCTATTATAA tgaaaattGATAAGGATAAACGCCTGGTGGTGCTGGATGAAGAGCTTGAG GGCATTTCACCAGATGAACTTAAAGATGAACTACCTGAGCGACAACCTCG AACCTTCATTGTGTATAGTTATAAGTATCAACATGATGATGGAAGAGTTTCATACCCTCTGTGCTTTATTTTCTCCAGTCCTGTAG GATGTAAGCCTGAACAACAGATGATGTATGCTGGGAGTAAGAATAAGCTAGTCCAAACAGCTGAACTTACCAAG gtatTTGAAATAAGAAATACCGAAGACCTAACTGAAGAATGGCTACGTGAGAAACTTGGATTTTTCCACTAA